In a single window of the Coffea eugenioides isolate CCC68of chromosome 3, Ceug_1.0, whole genome shotgun sequence genome:
- the LOC113766055 gene encoding uncharacterized protein LOC113766055 → MAEGTRLKTIEEQVRKQEAKLQTFMESTSEALKSMEEKMLANSTELKALIAGIFAQIGGNNRSPQQERGLLATPTSSLQGNSRQGQGHQEREERNAFIPGVPKLEFPRFTGEQVRDWIQKCETFFHLYGILDSQKMLIAKMHLEGRANVWFQSFKKDKRIFGWEEFKEGVSRRFGDLGDEDGVEEFNKLQQSFTEELKALVKMHKPQTHKKPSRLQDGRKRHWRPPVAKVATVSEGDSTKQGNVSQPYKRITPTEFQYRKDNHLCFKCGAKFGPGHMCKDKGVHMIIATDLEDRIDEEEVIEYMGSGNKQEMEAVLIVSLGSLLHKGSRSLSGNTNLSRLELLMVRNFVAVSGYPISNGACKDRNFATVSFSKDGDMATLRGDEGTANTRMTKGEVAKRHMRKKLKQAVQAYTVSTAQSQDVFSEPKQLPPKRSFDHQIPLKADAKPFKLAPYRYPYVQKTEIEKQVNEMLHSGIIQPSHSLFASPVLLIDLRSGYHQICMNPLDIPKTAFKTHCGLYEFLVMPFGFTNAPATFQALMNSVFEPFLRKFVLVFFDDILVYSLDMNSHILHLRQVLETLRSHTFFAKLTKCSFGQNQIEYLGHVVTGEGVSADPSKVECMVNWLEPTDVKALRGFLGLTGYYKRFVKNYGSIAKPLTDLLKEDGFVWNKEANASNQAIGAVIMQQGQPIAYMSQTLGARNQALSIYEKELLALIAAVNKWRHYVLGSHFIIRTDHHSLKYLLEQKIWTPLQQKWLTKLMGYDYETQFKMGRENVVADALSRKGEDPHELSAISMVKPAWINNLAERYEQDPKAKELLTALAINDTERLEYSYNGGVIRYKGRIYVGDSTSLRQQLIACMHMSAVGGHSGNLGTYKRAKAYFFWPGMKREVEDFVQSYDICKRKKGENCKPPGLL, encoded by the exons ATGGCAGAAGGTACACGCCTCAAAACAATCGAGGAGCAGGTCCGGAAGCAGGAAGCTAAGTTGCAGACGTTCATGGAGTCTACCAGCGAGGCTCTGAAATCCATGGAGGAGAAAATGCTGGCCAACTCCACAGAGCTAAAGGCTCTCATAGCCGGCATTTTTGCGCAGATTGGAGGGAATAACAGGAGTCCACAGCAAGAACGAGGACTCCTAGCCACCCCTACAAGTTCCCTGCAAGGCAACTCCAGGCAAGGGCAGGGGCATCAGGAACGAGAGGAAAGAAATGCCTTCATCCCAGGGGTGCCCAAGCTAGAGTTTCCCAGGTTCACAGGAGAGCAGGTGAGGGATTGGATTCAGAAATGCGAGACTTTCTTCCATCTGTATGGCATATTGGATTCGCAGAAGATGCTAATTGCAAAAATGCACTTGGAAGGGAGGGCAAATGTCTGGTTTCAAAGTTTCAAAAAGGATAAGAGGATATTTGGATGGGAAGAGTTCAAGGAGGGAGTGAGTCGCAGATTTGGGGACCTAGGGGATGAGGATGGAGTCGAGGAATTCAACAAACTGCAGCAATCCTTCACA GAGGAGCTCAAGGCACTAGTCAAAATGCACAAACCTCAGACCCACAAGAAGCCTTCGAGGTTGCAAGATGGCAGGAAAAGGCACTGGAG ACCACCTGTGGCCAAGGTAGCAACAGTTAGCGAGGGAGATTCTACGAAGCAAGGTAACGTTTCTCAACCATATAAAAGAATCACCCCCACTGAGTTTCAATACAGGAAGGACAACCATTTGTGCTTTAAATGTGGAGCAAAGTTTGGACCAGGTCATATGTGTAAGGACAAGGGGGTACACATGATTATTGCTACTGATCTAGAGGACAGGATAGATGAGGAAGAGGTGATAGAGTACATGGGTAGTGGGAACAAACAGGAG ATGGAGGCAGTTCTAATTGTTTCCTTAGGAAGTCTATTGCATAAAGGTAGCAGGAGCTTATCAGGCAACACAAACCTTTCAAGATTAGAATTGCTGATGGTCAGGAACTTTGTTGCAGTCAGTGGATACCCAATTTCCAATGGAGCATGCAAGGACAGAAATTTTGCCACA GTCTCTTTCAGTAAGGATGGTGACATGGCGACGCTGCGAGGAGATGAAGGTACTGCAAACACCAGGATGACTAAGGGAGAGGTGGCCAAAAGACACATGAGGAAGAAACTCAAGCAAGCTGTGCAGGCCTACACGGTCAGTACAGCTCAGTCACAG GATGTGTTTAGTGAGCCTAAACAATTACCCCCAAAGAGATCATTTGACCATCAAATCCCCTTGAAAGCTGATGCAAAACCATTCAAATTAGCTCCTTATAGATACCCCTATGTCCAGAAAACTGAGATAGAAAAACAAGTCAATGAGATGCTGCACAGTGGCATCATCCAACCTAGTCATAGCCTCTTCGCTTCACCTGTCCTTCTG ATTGATCTGAGATCTGGTTACCACCAGATCTGCATGAACCCCTTGGACATTCCTAAGACGGCTTTCAAAACTCactgtgggctctatgaatttctagttatgccatttgggttTACCAATGCTCCAGCTACATTCCAAGCCCTCATGAACTCAGTGTTTGAACCTTTCCTCAGAAAATTTGTCTTGGTCTTTTTTGATGATATTCTTGTATATAGTCTAGACATGAACTCTCATATCCTCCACCTTAGACAGGTCTTGGAGACCTTAAGATCTCATACCTTTTTTGCCAAGCTCACTAAATGCTCTTTTGGACAAAATCAAATAGAATATTTGGGGCATGTTGTTACTGGTGAAGGAGTGAGTGCCGATCCTTCCAAGGTAGAATGCATGGTGAACTGGCTAGAACCGACTGATGTCAAGGCCTTAAGGGGGTTCTTGGGCTTGACTGGATATTACAAGAGGTTTGTCAAGAACTATGGATCCATAGCCAAGCCCCTCACTGATCTCTTAAAGGAGGATGGTTTTGTCTGGAACAAGGAAGCCA ACGCCAGCAATCAAGCTATTGGAGCTGTCATTATGCAGCAAGGACAACCTATTGCTTATATGAGTCAGACATTAGGTGCAAGAAATCAGGCTTTATCTATCTATGAAAAGGAGTTACTAGCCTTGATTGCTGCTGTTAACAAGTGGAGGCATTACGTACTGGGGTCTCACTTCATCATTAGGACTGATCATCACAGTCTAAAATACTTGCTGGAGCAGAAGATCTGGACTCCACTACAACAGAAATGGTTGACTAAACTGATGGGATATGATTATGAGACTCAGTTCAAGATGGGAAGGGAGAATGTAGTGGCAGATGCACTCTCTAGGAAGGGGGAGGACCCTCACGAACTCAGTGCCATATCCATGGTAAAGCCAGCATGGATCAATAACTTAGCTGAAAGATATGAGCAGGATCCTAAAGCTAAGGAGTTGCTCACTGCATTAGCCATCAATGACACAGAAAGGCTAGAATATTCCTACAATGGTGGGGTCATCAGGTACAAGGGGAGGATATATGTAGGGGACTCTACTTCACTCAGGCAACAACTCATTGCCTGCATGCACATGTCAGCAGTTGGAGGACACTCAGGAAACCTGGGTACCTACAAGAGAGCTAAGGCATATTTCTTCTGGCCAGGCATGAAAAGGGAGGTAGAAGACTTTGTACAGAGCTATGACATATGTAAGAGGAAAAAGGGAGAGAATTGTAAGCCCCCTGGGCTGTTATAG
- the LOC113766056 gene encoding glycine-rich protein-like, with protein MGSKTLLFFCIFLAIFLMITSQVAARELAETSPSVDNSKTVETNGVEDWYGGGGYGGGYGGGYGGGYGGGRGGYGGGGYCRFGCCGRSYYGGCCRCCSYPSQAVDAEPQN; from the exons ATGGGTTCCAAGACTCTTCTTTTCTTCTGCATTTTCTTGGCTATATTTCTCATGATTACCTCACAGGTGGCTGCCAGGGAATTGGCTGAGACTTCCCCGTCCGTTGACAATT CCAAGACTGTCGAGACGAATGGCGTAGAAGACTGGTATGGTGGAGGTGGCTATGGTGGTGGCTATGGTGGAGGCTATGGCGGAGGCTATGGTGGTGGCCGTGGTGGATATGGTGGTGGTGGATATTGCCGCTTTGGTTGTTGCGGGCGAAGTTATTATGGTGGGTGTTGTAGGTGCTGCTCATATCCTAGTCAGGCCGTGGATGCTGAGCCTCAGAATTAA